The genomic stretch ACGACCAAGCAGAAGTGAATTGGGAGTGATAACTTCCACTGCCTCGTCTTGCATCTGGGCCCTGGCACCAATCGGTCTCTCGTTCGACAGGTTAGCTGCCAGGTAGAGGAGCGTCTGGAATTCCAGCGTTGTCAGGTTACCGCCTTCGCCAACGCTGCTTAACGCTCTCTTGAGTACATGGACGGCTGCTTCCGCCGCACCATTTCGGTGGGGAGAATCTGCCGGATGAAACACCCATGTCCAATCAGTTCCTCCAGCTGCCGCCTTCTTCTGGATCTGATCCTTGTTGACACTACTTAGGAACTCATAAAGCTCCTGCAATACTGGCCTGGCGCCCACAAAGTTAGTCCCTTGATCCGACCAGAGTTTTCTTGGGTGACCCCTGAGAGCTGTGAAGCGCTGGTATGCTTTCAGGAAACCTTCTGTTGAAAGATCTTCCACAATGTCTGCATGCACTGCTCTTGAAGCCATACAGCTGAACACCACACCCCAGACTTtcatctttgttctttgtttcacagcatctttGACGACATAGGGGCCAAAGAGGTCCAGTGTCGTAAACTCAAATGGTGCGGCCGGTTCAGTTCGTTCGAGGGGAAGCTCACTCATCACCTGTCTGCACATCCGTGCTTTAGACTTCCGACAGCGCATACAGGAGTCAATGACACTTCTGGTGATTCTTGGTCCCTGCACCACCCATGCTTTAGACCTCACCCGAAGGAGTGTGCCAGCAACACCTTCATGGTTAGCCTCATGAGCCTCCCGTGTGAGAAGCGTACTGATCCACGCCTTATAGGGAAC from Larimichthys crocea isolate SSNF unplaced genomic scaffold, L_crocea_2.0 scaffold72653, whole genome shotgun sequence encodes the following:
- the LOC113745400 gene encoding uncharacterized protein LOC113745400 translates to MCRQVMSELPLERTEPAAPFEFTTLDLFGPYVVKDAVKQRTKMKVWGVVFSCMASRAVHADIVEDLSTEGFLKAYQRFTALRGHPRKLWSDQGTNFVGARPVLQELYEFLSSVNKDQIQKKAAAGGTDWTWVFHPADSPHRNGAAEAAVHVLKRALSSVGEGGNLTTLEFQTLLYLAANLSNERPIGARAQMQDEAVEVITPNSLLLGRVGPSGDTRGFEYPTYPVVRLRAIQIEVNKFWTRWSQLAGPGLFVRQKWHAPARNIAAGDLVWLADQNALRGRFRLGRVVEACPDMKGVVRDVKRR